One segment of Panicum virgatum strain AP13 chromosome 3K, P.virgatum_v5, whole genome shotgun sequence DNA contains the following:
- the LOC120700789 gene encoding peptide methionine sulfoxide reductase B3, chloroplastic-like, with the protein MATGINTILTPEQFNILYLKGTEYPGTGEYDKFFDDGIYKCAGCGTPLYKSSTKFNSGCGWPAFYEGLPGAIRQTPDPDGRRTEITCAACGGHLGHIFKGEGFKTPTNERHCVNSISLKFIPASEEA; encoded by the exons atggcgaccg GCATCAACACCATCCTCACGCCGGAGCAGTTCAACATCCTCTACCTCAAGGGCACAGA GTATCCCGGAACGGGTGAATATGACAAGTTTTTTGATGACGGCATTTATAAATGTGCTGGATGTGGAACTCCCTTATACAAATCATCTACAAAGTTCAACTCAGGGTGTGGCTGGCCTGCATTCTATGAGGGACTTCCTGGGGCCATAAGACAGACG CCGGACCCCGATGGGAGGCGGACAGAGATCACATGTGCTGCCTGTGGAGGACATTTGGGGCATATATTCAAAGGGGAAGGGTTTAAAACGCCTACCAACGAGCGACATTGTGTCAACAGCATTTCTCTCAAGTTCATTCCAGCCTCAGAGGAAGCTTGA
- the LOC120698766 gene encoding putative F-box protein At4g22180: MPQLPQDILMDIFATLEIPDLVRVGSVCSSWRSAYTALRDHGQYKRSQTPCLLYTSESAGKNTVCLYSLGEKRSYKVTLPEPPIRSRFLVGSSHGWLVTVDDRSEMHIVNPITGEQIALPSVTTIEHVKPIVDESGLVQGYELSRHTARRVYYRLSDPETLALAELREYLQYKAFVFPDEKSKGSYIVALIHNPMNQLSFSRAGDDKWIWLPPYTDYEDCSYSDGLLYAITLRGAIHAFDINGPVIMRKIIMGMTLDRLTDCTYIVHAPWGDLLNVQRIVDEEDANVGSSEHVLRSTTEIKINKVDTRAKKLEEFKCLDDHVLFLGHNQSLILSAKDHPHLKANHAYCTDNSYLYIHGFKNNRRDIGIFNLESNNWDELVTQPRSNWPPPMWITLNLAKMN, translated from the exons ATGCCACAGCTTCCTCAGGATATATTGATGGATATATTTGCCACCCTTGAGATCCCTGACCTGGTGAGGGTGGGCTCTGTCTGCTCGTCCTGGCGCTCTGCCTACACCGCCCTGCGTGACCATGGGCAGTACAAGCGCTCCCAGACGCCGTGCCTGCTCTACACCTCTGAATCCGCTGGCAAGAACACCGTGTGTCTGTACAGCCTTGGGGAGAAGAGGAGCTACAAGGTAACTCTCCCGGAGCCACCCATCCGCAGCAGGTTTCTTGTCGGATCATCGCATGGTTGGCTGGTTACCGTTGACGACAGATCAGAGATGCACATCGTCAACCCCATCACCGGTGAACAGATCGCTCTCCCTTCCGTGAccaccatcgagcatgtgaaaCCCATCGTCGATGAGTCTGGACTTGTTCAAGGGTATGAGCTCTCACGACACACTGCAAGGAGGGTGTATTACCGACTTTCGGATCCGGA AACCCTTGCTCTTGCCGAGTTGCGGGAATATCTCCAGTATAAAGCTTTTGTGTTCCCTGATGAGAAATCCAAAGGGAGCTATATCGTTGCGCTCATCCATAATCCGATGAATCAGCTCTCATTTTCAAGGGCGGGAGATGACAAGTGGATTTGGCTTCCACCATACACTGACTACGAGGATTGTAGTTACAGTGATGGCTTGCTGTATGCTATCACTCTAAGGGGAGCAATCCATGCCTTTGATATCAATGGCCCTGTGATCATGAGGAAAATAATTATGGGAATGACGTTGGATCGTCTCACTGACTGCACATACATCGTTCACGCTCCGTGGGGTGATCTGCTGAATGTTCAGAGAATAGTTGATGAGGAGGATGCAAATGTTGGCTCCTCAGAGCATGTGCTGAGGAGTACTACtgaaattaaaataaataagGTTGACACTAGAGCAAAAAAACTTGAGGAATTTAAATGCCTGGATGATCATGTGTTGTTTCTTGGGCATAACCAATCTCTTATCCTCAGCGCCAAAGACCATCCTCATCTAAAGGCAAACCATGCCTACTGTACGGACAATAGTTACTTGTATATTCATGGATTCAAGAATAATCGTCGTGACATAGGGATATTCAACTTGGAGAGCAACAACTGGGATGAACTTGTGACTCAGCCTAGGTCCAACTGGCCTCCTCCCATGTGGATTACACTCAATCTTGCAAAGATGAATTGA